The following proteins are encoded in a genomic region of Nonomuraea muscovyensis:
- a CDS encoding CBS domain-containing protein → MTVADVMTSKVVSVTATTPFKDIAQALIAGGISAVPVVDDDQHVIGMVSEADLLRKEEFREEFYREGYRPPLRARLRHPKGRQKADGDTATELMTSPAITISPEASAVSAARVMEAHDVKRLAVVDDDGRLQGIVSRRDLVKLFLRGDEEIAAEIRDEILDRALWVDTDGVQVEVHQGVVTLSGWMDRRTETGIAARMSARVNGVVDVVDKLTWKQDDSTWDAR, encoded by the coding sequence ATGACCGTCGCGGACGTGATGACCAGCAAGGTCGTCTCCGTCACCGCCACCACCCCCTTCAAGGACATCGCCCAGGCGCTCATCGCGGGCGGCATCAGCGCCGTCCCGGTCGTCGACGACGACCAGCACGTGATCGGCATGGTGTCCGAGGCCGACCTGCTGCGTAAGGAGGAATTCCGCGAGGAGTTCTACCGCGAGGGCTACCGCCCGCCGCTGCGCGCCCGGCTGCGCCACCCCAAGGGCCGGCAGAAGGCCGACGGCGACACCGCCACCGAGCTGATGACCAGCCCCGCGATCACCATCTCTCCTGAGGCGTCGGCGGTCTCGGCCGCCCGTGTCATGGAAGCCCACGACGTCAAGCGGCTCGCCGTCGTCGACGACGACGGCCGCCTGCAGGGCATCGTCAGCCGCCGCGACCTCGTCAAACTGTTCCTGCGGGGCGACGAGGAGATCGCCGCCGAGATCCGCGACGAAATCCTCGACCGCGCCCTGTGGGTGGACACCGACGGCGTCCAGGTGGAGGTGCACCAGGGCGTTGTGACGCTGTCCGGCTGGATGGACCGCCGCACCGAGACCGGCATCGCCGCCCGTATGAGCGCCCGGGTCAACGGCGTGGTGGACGTCGTCGACAAGCTGACCTGGAAGCAGGACGACAGCACGTGGGATGCCAGGTAG
- a CDS encoding CBS domain-containing protein, translated as MLVREVMSSPAITVRRADPVRRAIRVLYAHDITAAPVVDDSDHFVGVVSELDLLRGEFGPDPRATVRPASPPDEPPPRRVMEVMTGDVVTVTETTDVTTAIDLMVDKRIKSLPVVRGDAVVGMLSRRDLMAMLARPDEDLRQAVIAALREQYPSGPSWDVAVHDGVAELTGPPHENADHIADHIADLLARTVPGIVRVRNLRRSP; from the coding sequence ATGCTCGTCCGTGAGGTCATGAGCAGCCCGGCCATCACCGTCCGCCGGGCCGACCCGGTGCGGCGGGCGATCCGGGTCCTGTACGCCCACGACATCACCGCCGCCCCCGTCGTCGACGATAGCGACCACTTCGTCGGCGTGGTCAGCGAGTTGGACCTGCTGCGCGGCGAGTTCGGGCCCGACCCCCGCGCCACTGTGAGGCCCGCCAGTCCCCCGGACGAACCGCCGCCGCGCCGCGTCATGGAGGTCATGACAGGCGACGTCGTCACCGTCACCGAGACCACCGACGTCACCACCGCCATCGACCTCATGGTGGACAAGCGGATCAAGAGCCTGCCCGTCGTCAGAGGTGACGCCGTGGTGGGCATGCTCAGCCGCCGCGACCTGATGGCGATGCTGGCCCGCCCCGACGAAGACCTGCGCCAGGCGGTCATCGCCGCGCTGCGCGAACAGTATCCCTCCGGCCCGAGCTGGGACGTCGCCGTGCACGACGGGGTGGCGGAGCTGACCGGGCCACCCCACGAGAACGCCGACCACATCGCCGACCACATCGCCGATCTGCTCGCCCGCACCGTGCCCGGTATCGTCCGGGTCAGGAATCTCAGGAGATCGCCATGA